Proteins from one Candidatus Neptunochlamydia vexilliferae genomic window:
- the surE gene encoding 5'/3'-nucleotidase SurE: MKKLNIILTNDDGISSKGLYTLWEALKEIANLTIVAPMKQQSGKAMSVTYYGPLKVHQVETFGDSAAWKVEGTPADCVKVALGGLADSPPDLIVSGINHGANAGRSILYSGTAGCVIQGILQGIPGIAFSYTCEKTEEFPQVKPYIAPIVDYIVNHPLREGTFLNVNFPNKTIQGVKMARQGRAFWLEAPRKELHEEGHLEFYLEEIGHDHDEHPESDIALLKAGFATAVPIHINELTDQAHFDNYKDHFEQSIRA; the protein is encoded by the coding sequence ATGAAAAAACTCAACATCATTCTCACTAATGACGATGGAATTTCCTCAAAAGGGCTTTACACCCTTTGGGAAGCACTCAAAGAGATCGCTAACCTCACAATCGTTGCACCGATGAAACAGCAGTCAGGCAAAGCCATGAGCGTCACCTACTACGGCCCCCTCAAAGTTCATCAGGTAGAAACCTTTGGAGACTCTGCCGCCTGGAAGGTGGAAGGGACACCAGCCGATTGTGTGAAAGTAGCGCTCGGGGGTCTTGCCGACTCTCCCCCTGACCTCATCGTATCGGGAATCAACCATGGGGCCAACGCGGGGCGAAGTATCCTCTATAGTGGGACCGCAGGATGTGTTATTCAAGGGATCCTTCAAGGAATTCCAGGGATTGCCTTTTCCTATACCTGCGAAAAAACAGAAGAGTTCCCTCAAGTGAAACCCTATATCGCCCCCATCGTAGACTATATCGTCAATCATCCTTTAAGAGAGGGAACCTTCCTCAATGTAAACTTCCCCAACAAAACGATTCAAGGGGTGAAGATGGCGCGGCAAGGGCGAGCCTTTTGGCTAGAAGCGCCACGGAAAGAGCTCCATGAAGAGGGGCATCTTGAGTTTTATCTTGAAGAGATCGGCCATGACCATGATGAGCACCCAGAAAGTGACATCGCCCTTTTAAAGGCGGGCTTTGCCACAGCGGTGCCGATCCATATCAATGAGCTGACCGACCAAGCCCACTTCGACAACTACAAAGACCATTTTGAACAAAGCATCAGAGCGTGA